In Neodiprion pinetum isolate iyNeoPine1 chromosome 6, iyNeoPine1.2, whole genome shotgun sequence, one genomic interval encodes:
- the Hsc70-5 gene encoding heat shock protein cognate 5: MLTAARLLSRGCSGVVGDISRKQNFSTILKNAAAPTVSLSQRQTDLHQYRYKSEGVKGAVIGIDLGTTFSCVAVMEGKQAKVIENAEGSRTTPSYVAFTKEGERLVGMPAKRQAVTNSANTFYATKRLIGRKFDDAEVKKEMKSVSYKIVRASNGDAWVQGGDGKMYSPSQIGAFVLMKMRETAEAYLSTPVKNAVVTVPAYFNDSQRQATKDAGQIAGLNVLRVINEPTAAALAYGMDKTDDKIIAVYDLGGGTFDVSILEIQKGVFEVKSTNGDTFLGGEDFDNALVNYLVSEFKKDQGIDVTKDAMAMQRLKEAAEKAKIELSSSSQTDVNLPYLTMDSSGPKHLNLKLSRSKFENLVGDLIKRTLQPCQKALSDAEVTKSDIGEVLLVGGMTRMPKVQQTVQDIFGRQPSKAVNPDEAVAVGAAVQGGVLAGDVTDVLLLDVTPLSLGIETLGGVFTRLISRNTTIPTKKSQVFSTAADGQTQVEIKVHQGEREMANDNKLLGQFTLVGIPPAPRGVPQIEVTFDIDANGIVHVSARDKGTGKEQQIVIQSSGGLSKDEIENMVKKAEQYAKEDRIKKDRVEAVNQAEGIVHDTEAKMEEFKSQLPAEECDKLKELVNKVRETLANKDNTDPEEIKKQTNELQQASLKLFEMAYKKMAAERESSSGSNEQSSQEGEEEKKKEEKN; this comes from the exons atgttgaCCGCAGCGAGATTGTTGAGCCGAGGGTGCAGCGGAGTCGTTGGAGATATTTCGAGGAAGCAAAACTTCAGTACAATCTTAAAAAAT GCTGCCGCTCCGACCGTATCTCTCTCGCAGAGACAAACCGATCTTCACCAGTACAGATACAA ATCGGAAGGTGTGAAAGGTGCGGTAATTGGTATAGATCTTGGCACAACGTTTTCTTGTGTAGCAGTAATGGAGGGTAAACAAGCAAAAGTAATCGAGAATGCTGAAGGTTCCCGCACAACTCCATCCTACGTTGCATTCACCAAAG AAGGAGAACGCCTCGTTGGTATGCCAGCCAAGCGCCAGGCCGTTACGAATTCTGCAAATACTTTCTATGCAACAAAACGTTTGATTGGTCGCAAATTCGATGATGCagaggtgaaaaaagaaat GAAATCAGTATCATACAAGATTGTCCGTGCCTCGAACGGAGATGCCTGGGTTCAGGGAGGTGATGGAAAAATGTATTCGCCAAGTCAGATAGGAGCATTTGTTTTAATGAAGATGAGGGAGACAGCAGAAGCTTACCTGAGCACGCCAGTTAAGAACGCTGTAGTCACGGTTCCGGCCTACTTCAATGATTCTCAGAGGCAAGCAACTAAGGATGCTGGGCAAATTGCCGGCCTCAACGTTCTCAGAGTTATCAACGAACCAACAGCTGCTGCTTTAGCTTATGGCATGGATAAGACTGACGATAAGAT CATCGCTGTGTACGATTTGGGTGGTGGTACCTTCGACGTTTCCATTCTGGAGATTCAAAAGGGAGTTTTCGAAGTCAAGTCTACCAATGGAGACACTTTCCTAGGTGGTGAAGATTTCGATAATGCCTTGGTCAACTACTTGGTGTCAGAGTTCAAGAAAGAC CAAGGAATAGATGTAACTAAGGACGCAATGGCTATGCAACGGCTTAAGGAAGCAGCTGAAAAGGCGAAAATTGAATTGTCCAGTTCAAGCCAAACTGATGTGAATCTGCCGTATCTTACCATGGACTCCAGTGGACCAaaacatttgaatttgaaactttcgCGAAGCAAGTTTGAAAATCTAGTCGGTGACCTGATCAAACGCACACTCCAGCCTTGCCAGAAGGCCTTATCTGACGCTGAAGTGACAAAGTCTGACATCGGAGAGGTTCTACTTGTGGGAGGCATGACCAGGATGCCAAAAGTTCAACAGACTGTACAAGACATTTTCGGCCGCCAACCCTCGAAGGCTGTGAACCCTGATGAAGCTGTCGCTGTTGGTGCTGCTGTGCAGGGTGGTGTACTTGCTGGTGATGTCACCGACGTTCTTCTCCTAGATGTGACTCCACTCTCTCTGG GTATTGAAACTCTCGGAGGAGTCTTCACCAGATTGATCAGTCGCAATACTACGATACCGACTAAGAAGAGTCAGGTATTCTCTACAGCAGCAGATGGTCAAACACAAGTAGAAATCAAAGTTCATCAGGGTGAGAGAGAAATGGCTAATGACAACAAACTACTCGGTCAGTTCACACTTGTCGGAATTCCGCCAGCGCCCAGAGGGGTTCCTCAGATCGAAGTTACATTCGACATTGATGCCAACGGTATCGTTCACGTTTCTGCAAGGGACAAGGGTACTGGCAAAGAACAACAGA TCGTCATCCAGTCCAGTGGTGGCTTGAGCAAGGATGAGATCGAAAACATGGTTAAGAAAGCCGAACAATACGCTAAGGAAGACAGGATAAAGAAAGATCGAGTTGAGGCTGTCAACCAAGCAGAGGGTATCGTGCATGACACAGAGGCAAAGATGGAGGAGTTCAAGTCTCAATTGCCGGCTGAAGAG tgtgataaattgaaggAGCTGGTGAACAAAGTCAGAGAAACATTAGCGAATAAAGACAACACGGATCCTGAAGAAATCaagaaacaaacgaacgaaCTTCAACAAGCTAGCTTAAAGCTCTTTGAAATGGCTTACAAAAAG ATGGCCGCCGAGCGTGAATCTAGCAGCGGTAGCAACGAGCAGAGTAGCCAGGAAGgcgaggaggagaaaaagaaggaagagaagaaTTAA